DNA from Longimicrobium sp.:
TGTGGCACCGCATTGCGCCGGTGGTGCCCTCGGGCCGGCTGGTGAAGCTGACGCTTTGGGAAACCCCGCGGAACTCCGCGGAATATTCGGGAGAATAGATGGCGGACGGAACGGAAGCGGAGGGCCAGGCTGGCGCGGAGTTCGCGGGCCTGGTGAAGAGCATGCTCCAGGCGCTGGGGGAGGATCCCGAACGCGACGGCCTGCTGAAGACCCCCGAGCGGGTGGAAAAGAGCCTGCGCTGGCTCACGCGCGGATACGCCCTGTCGGTGCAGGACGCGGTGGGCGACGCCATCTTCGACGAAGACCATCACAACATGGTCATCGTCAAGGACATCGAGATGTATTCGATGTGCGAGCACCACATGCTGCCGTTCTTCGGCAAGGTGCACGTGGCCTACATCCCCAACGGCAAGATCGTGGGGCTGAGCAAGCTGCCGCGCGTGGTGGAGATCTTCGCGCGCCGCC
Protein-coding regions in this window:
- the folE gene encoding GTP cyclohydrolase I FolE is translated as MADGTEAEGQAGAEFAGLVKSMLQALGEDPERDGLLKTPERVEKSLRWLTRGYALSVQDAVGDAIFDEDHHNMVIVKDIEMYSMCEHHMLPFFGKVHVAYIPNGKIVGLSKLPRVVEIFARRLQVQERLTEQIAGALMDVLEPQGVGVVIEAAHLCMMMRGVEKQNSRTVTSAMKGVFLSDLGAREEFLRLVRGRD